One genomic segment of Paenibacillus xylanexedens includes these proteins:
- a CDS encoding nucleoside hydrolase, with protein sequence MTNQLNVYFNHDGGVDDLVSLFMLLQMDNVHVTGVSVIPADGYLEPATDASRKIIDRFGTYSVEVSKSNSRGKNPFPAAWRLHSFYVDALPVLNESGKMEAPLSAVPAHQHLIEKVRNTEGKTLLLFTGPLTDLARALDEAPDIEEKIDKLVWMGGTFERGNVEEPEHDGTAEWNVFWDPEAAYRVWQSGIQIDLVALESTNKVPLTPAVRNRWAAERRFEGVDFLGNCYAGCPPLVYSETNSTYYLWDVLTTASVGREDIVKKKTVNCIVIPDGPSQGRTVEQADGRPVQLVYDTDPEAFFTYMTDLGKKAAPQRY encoded by the coding sequence ATGACGAACCAACTTAATGTGTATTTTAACCATGACGGCGGCGTGGATGACCTCGTATCGCTGTTCATGCTTCTGCAAATGGACAATGTACATGTAACCGGCGTATCGGTTATTCCGGCAGACGGATATCTGGAGCCAGCAACAGATGCCAGCCGTAAAATCATCGATCGTTTCGGTACATATTCCGTAGAGGTATCCAAATCCAACTCCAGAGGGAAAAATCCATTTCCTGCGGCGTGGAGACTGCACTCCTTCTATGTAGATGCACTTCCTGTACTGAACGAATCCGGCAAAATGGAAGCACCACTCTCTGCCGTTCCAGCACACCAGCATCTGATCGAGAAAGTGCGCAATACCGAAGGCAAAACGTTGCTCCTGTTCACAGGCCCACTGACTGACCTTGCGCGTGCACTCGACGAAGCACCAGACATTGAAGAGAAAATCGACAAGCTGGTATGGATGGGCGGTACATTTGAGCGTGGTAACGTAGAAGAGCCTGAGCATGATGGCACAGCAGAGTGGAACGTATTCTGGGACCCGGAAGCGGCTTACCGTGTATGGCAGAGCGGTATCCAGATTGATCTGGTTGCACTGGAAAGCACGAACAAAGTACCTCTGACTCCAGCCGTTCGTAACCGCTGGGCAGCAGAGCGTCGTTTCGAAGGCGTTGATTTCCTGGGTAACTGTTACGCAGGTTGTCCGCCACTGGTGTACAGTGAGACAAATTCCACATACTATCTGTGGGATGTGCTGACAACGGCTTCCGTTGGACGCGAGGACATCGTGAAGAAGAAAACTGTAAACTGTATTGTCATCCCGGATGGTCCTAGCCAAGGCCGCACGGTGGAGCAAGCAGACGGACGTCCAGTACAACTGGTGTATGATACCGATCCGGAAGCGTTCTTTACGTACATGACGGATTTGGGTAAAAAAGCTGCTCCGCAGCGCTATTAA
- a CDS encoding Na-translocating system protein MpsC family protein: MELLDSNESKKKMCQYYNEISKELFGFGTTLLRVTIDQNIVTFYAKHRRSPRSDALEGEAPGLKLEVDFRMSVLYKKKFREKLEQHMGLPIEAILRDYDASTQWAITNVILEQA, encoded by the coding sequence ATGGAACTACTGGACAGCAATGAGAGCAAGAAGAAGATGTGCCAGTATTATAACGAAATTTCGAAGGAACTGTTCGGATTTGGCACCACTCTCCTGAGAGTGACCATTGACCAGAATATTGTGACCTTCTACGCGAAGCACCGACGTTCACCGCGCTCTGATGCCCTGGAAGGGGAGGCCCCCGGCTTAAAGCTGGAAGTGGACTTCCGCATGTCTGTCTTATATAAGAAGAAATTCCGGGAGAAGCTCGAGCAACACATGGGTTTGCCAATTGAAGCTATATTGCGGGATTATGATGCGTCCACTCAGTGGGCAATCACGAATGTGATTCTGGAACAGGCCTAA
- a CDS encoding DUF3105 domain-containing protein produces MDMTHMNHMQMEHEAGTSYLWLIVGVIVLLFSIAAYIWASRTQGKILGHMKKKERADIQKKSRSLRLAAHVMMAVSIITFGLFFMQGAGKTYNVADLESNATIDVTDDKYYGADHTEDPIQYEMTIPTSGPHNPHDIKFGFYTDFPGYNYLVHNLEHGDIIIYYRENASEDMKEHLKYLAKFREAGAGILAVPNKDIPEGSEVVVTAWTKTMKLDQFDDAKVGTFINKYINQGPEKIPASVRQGGGTM; encoded by the coding sequence ATGGACATGACTCATATGAATCATATGCAAATGGAGCACGAGGCAGGTACATCCTACCTGTGGCTCATCGTAGGTGTGATTGTATTGCTGTTCTCCATCGCCGCCTATATCTGGGCATCACGCACACAGGGCAAAATTCTGGGCCACATGAAAAAGAAAGAGCGGGCAGACATCCAGAAAAAAAGTCGATCCCTTCGGCTGGCTGCACATGTAATGATGGCTGTGTCGATTATTACGTTTGGCCTGTTCTTCATGCAAGGAGCAGGTAAAACATATAATGTAGCCGATCTGGAATCCAACGCGACAATCGACGTGACGGACGATAAATATTACGGGGCAGACCATACGGAGGACCCCATTCAGTATGAGATGACAATTCCAACATCGGGACCGCATAATCCGCATGATATCAAGTTTGGATTTTACACCGACTTCCCGGGCTATAATTATCTGGTACACAATCTGGAGCACGGGGACATCATCATATATTATCGTGAGAACGCAAGCGAGGACATGAAGGAACATCTGAAATACCTCGCTAAATTCCGCGAAGCCGGAGCAGGTATTCTGGCTGTACCCAACAAGGATATTCCCGAAGGCAGTGAAGTCGTGGTGACCGCATGGACCAAAACGATGAAGCTCGACCAATTCGACGATGCCAAAGTAGGTACTTTTATCAATAAATATATTAATCAGGGACCTGAAAAGATTCCTGCCTCTGTTCGCCAGGGCGGCGGAACGATGTAA
- a CDS encoding ABC transporter permease: protein MKKSVIYWLLLPGFVFLAAFMIIPIVLTIGSTFFQENSFTFEGYMHFFRDPYFLKILLTTLQVSVVTTIVCVVLGFPTAYYISQKAPRRKGILLALAIFPLLTSPVVRSFSWMIILGRKGLINNTLVGLGIVDKPLDILYTPAAMMIGLTHLFLPLMIISLVGVLENIDGDLLKAAQSLGASRITAFRRVVFPLAVPGLVIGAVLVFVGSLTAYTTPALLGGKQRVIATFLYQNAMTLNDWYLASVVAAIMIVITFVVVGVMNKMAKTLNPKG, encoded by the coding sequence ATGAAGAAATCAGTAATCTACTGGCTATTGCTGCCGGGATTCGTGTTTTTGGCGGCATTTATGATCATTCCGATTGTCCTGACGATCGGGTCGACGTTTTTCCAAGAAAACTCCTTCACATTTGAAGGATACATGCATTTTTTCAGAGACCCATACTTTTTGAAAATATTGCTTACGACGCTGCAAGTCAGCGTGGTCACCACCATCGTCTGTGTGGTGCTCGGATTCCCGACAGCTTATTATATCTCGCAGAAAGCGCCACGCCGCAAAGGCATTTTGCTGGCACTGGCGATCTTCCCGCTGCTGACGAGCCCGGTCGTGCGCTCGTTTAGCTGGATGATCATTCTTGGACGCAAAGGGTTGATCAATAACACCCTTGTTGGTCTGGGTATCGTAGACAAGCCGCTGGATATTCTGTATACACCAGCAGCGATGATGATTGGTCTGACGCATCTGTTCCTGCCACTGATGATTATCTCTCTGGTGGGTGTGCTGGAGAACATTGACGGTGACCTGCTCAAAGCAGCACAAAGTCTGGGTGCATCGCGCATTACGGCATTCCGCCGGGTCGTGTTCCCGCTGGCTGTGCCAGGACTTGTGATCGGAGCCGTGCTTGTCTTTGTCGGAAGCCTGACGGCGTATACCACACCTGCCCTCCTTGGAGGCAAGCAACGTGTAATTGCTACGTTCCTGTATCAAAACGCCATGACCCTCAACGACTGGTATCTGGCCTCGGTTGTTGCCGCGATTATGATTGTAATTACATTTGTCGTGGTCGGTGTCATGAACAAAATGGCCAAAACTTTAAATCCGAAGGGGTAG
- a CDS encoding zinc ribbon domain-containing protein has translation MKCPVCNHENGDAHFCERCGSNLTQTTSSPTPVPNSESSVSEPEYTRWSSTQATSSQASVPPNTPSISIHKEQARESTGTNDHASAGDNSSNQWNNIVQNEKVQQAKEVSKQYLSYFLSVLARPYQTMKTVGDQHSLNGWLTMALIAVLSSTYFLITFSRIGMDSLFIGGFLRPLLFTVIILIASIALMYAILKIEKITFRPKTLVAQFGTLLVPAVVSLVLANLFIIISYSIAISLLAVSYIIIFVALNSVLFQYPLNRTKAAIDSMYSVLIANVVVFFILYRLLGEIIIGLIGMMLSPFGRL, from the coding sequence ATGAAATGTCCAGTATGTAATCACGAAAATGGAGATGCCCATTTTTGCGAGAGGTGCGGCTCTAATCTAACGCAAACAACCTCATCACCAACTCCTGTACCGAACTCGGAATCTTCTGTTTCCGAACCCGAATATACCCGTTGGTCCAGCACGCAGGCTACCTCTTCCCAGGCATCCGTTCCACCCAACACACCATCTATCTCCATTCACAAGGAACAGGCAAGAGAATCAACAGGTACCAATGACCATGCTTCTGCAGGAGACAATAGCTCCAATCAGTGGAATAATATTGTGCAGAATGAGAAAGTTCAGCAAGCCAAAGAAGTAAGCAAACAGTATCTATCCTATTTCCTCAGTGTATTGGCCCGTCCTTATCAGACGATGAAAACCGTTGGTGACCAGCATTCACTAAACGGATGGCTAACGATGGCGCTAATTGCAGTTCTATCTTCTACATACTTCTTAATTACCTTTAGTCGCATAGGCATGGACAGCTTGTTCATTGGTGGATTTTTAAGACCGCTGTTGTTCACCGTCATTATCCTGATTGCCTCTATTGCACTGATGTACGCTATTCTGAAGATTGAAAAAATAACCTTCCGTCCCAAAACACTGGTTGCCCAGTTTGGTACATTGCTTGTTCCTGCTGTCGTATCCCTTGTTCTGGCGAATCTGTTTATTATCATCTCATATTCCATCGCGATTTCATTGCTTGCTGTCTCGTATATCATTATCTTTGTTGCTCTGAACTCGGTGCTGTTCCAGTATCCACTGAATCGTACCAAAGCAGCCATCGACAGCATGTACAGCGTGCTGATCGCCAATGTGGTCGTGTTCTTTATTCTGTATCGATTGTTGGGTGAGATTATCATTGGACTGATTGGCATGATGCTTTCACCGTTTGGTCGTCTGTAA
- a CDS encoding ABC transporter ATP-binding protein, protein MALLTLDHVSVAYDKQTILKDFQLELEKGKLLSLLGPSGCGKTTTLRLIAGFLEASQGKFMFGGKDYTKVPANKRNFGFVFQSYALFPHLSVYDNVAFGLRMRKVKDKDISSRVMRILEVVNLNGFEKRFPQELSGGQRQRVAIARALVIEPDLLLFDEPLSNLDANLRLNMRVEIRRIQQELGITTLYVSHDQEECFSISDQVAIMNKGVVEQLDRPETIFKYPATEFVARFIGFHNFIEFAERTDAGEVITLTAGGRTFTATAHPGTARPGARKGAIRPDDLIVSGDTSADVMNALPGIIKVSTYLGRSYQYVIETELGDFTANQEMETPYLSGQRVSLIFPQDKLVLVE, encoded by the coding sequence ATGGCATTGCTGACATTAGACCACGTATCCGTGGCATACGATAAGCAGACAATCCTGAAGGATTTTCAGTTGGAGCTGGAAAAAGGTAAACTGCTCTCCCTGCTCGGACCGAGCGGTTGCGGCAAAACAACTACGCTGCGCCTCATCGCCGGATTTCTGGAAGCATCACAGGGCAAGTTTATGTTCGGCGGCAAGGATTATACGAAGGTTCCGGCGAACAAGCGGAACTTCGGATTTGTATTTCAGAGTTATGCGTTATTCCCGCATCTGTCTGTCTATGACAACGTGGCCTTTGGTTTGCGGATGCGTAAAGTAAAAGACAAGGATATCTCTTCCCGTGTGATGCGAATCCTGGAAGTCGTTAACCTGAATGGATTTGAGAAACGTTTTCCACAGGAACTGTCCGGTGGACAGCGTCAGCGTGTAGCCATTGCTCGTGCATTGGTGATTGAGCCTGACCTGCTCTTGTTCGACGAACCGCTCAGTAATCTGGATGCCAACCTGCGTCTTAATATGCGGGTGGAGATTCGCCGGATTCAGCAAGAGCTGGGCATTACAACGCTGTATGTCTCTCATGACCAGGAAGAGTGCTTCTCGATCTCGGATCAGGTAGCGATTATGAACAAAGGCGTGGTCGAGCAGCTCGACCGCCCGGAAACGATTTTTAAATATCCGGCAACGGAGTTTGTCGCACGGTTTATCGGGTTCCATAATTTCATTGAATTCGCGGAGCGCACGGATGCAGGTGAAGTGATTACCCTGACCGCAGGTGGACGCACGTTTACAGCAACCGCGCATCCTGGAACAGCACGTCCCGGTGCCCGCAAAGGTGCGATTCGTCCGGATGATCTGATCGTCAGTGGAGATACCTCTGCGGATGTGATGAACGCCTTGCCGGGCATTATCAAAGTCAGCACCTATCTGGGACGCAGTTATCAGTATGTAATCGAGACGGAACTCGGTGATTTTACAGCAAATCAGGAGATGGAAACACCGTACCTTAGTGGGCAGCGTGTTAGCCTGATCTTCCCACAGGACAAGCTTGTGCTGGTGGAGTAG
- a CDS encoding ABC transporter substrate-binding protein, whose protein sequence is MKKWISGLAAVAMTSVLLAGCGSSTDDATGGSGSGGTAANKLVISTWGFSEDFFNEEVFGPFEKEHNVDIVLEVGNNAERLNKIRQGTSNVDVIYLSDYYAQQGIDEGLFEKIDRSKIPNVNDIYDIAKAPLGEDYGPAYTVGQLGIAYNPDLVSKEVTSWSDLWDPAFEGNLTIPNITATAGPMVVDAASRVAGNDTFNEDAAFAELKKLSGNVVKFYSQTSEFVNMFSQEEIAGGPIMEMYFKDLKAAVPNAKFVTPSEGAYAVMNTINVVKGSKNKELAEEFINWQLSQDVQTKSAKAKVDSPVNTKVELTAEEAEGVTYGAEVVEKLNKLDMEFVNQQVKGWTDRWNREIAQ, encoded by the coding sequence ATGAAAAAGTGGATTAGCGGTTTGGCAGCAGTGGCAATGACATCGGTATTACTTGCAGGTTGTGGCAGCAGCACGGATGATGCAACAGGCGGATCAGGCAGTGGGGGAACCGCAGCGAACAAATTGGTTATCTCCACTTGGGGCTTCTCTGAAGATTTCTTCAATGAAGAAGTATTTGGTCCATTCGAAAAAGAACATAATGTAGACATCGTGCTCGAAGTCGGCAATAATGCTGAACGTCTGAATAAAATTCGTCAAGGAACATCAAATGTCGATGTTATCTACCTGTCTGATTACTATGCACAACAAGGTATCGATGAGGGTTTGTTTGAGAAAATCGACCGCTCCAAAATTCCAAATGTAAATGACATTTATGATATTGCCAAAGCACCACTTGGTGAAGATTATGGCCCGGCCTACACGGTTGGACAGCTCGGTATCGCTTATAACCCGGATCTTGTATCCAAAGAAGTGACTTCATGGAGTGACCTGTGGGACCCGGCGTTCGAAGGTAACCTGACCATCCCGAATATTACGGCAACAGCAGGCCCAATGGTTGTGGATGCAGCTTCCCGTGTAGCCGGTAACGATACGTTTAATGAAGATGCGGCATTTGCTGAACTGAAAAAACTGAGCGGCAATGTGGTGAAATTCTACAGTCAAACATCCGAATTCGTGAACATGTTCTCCCAAGAAGAAATTGCGGGCGGACCGATCATGGAAATGTATTTCAAAGATCTGAAAGCAGCCGTGCCTAATGCGAAGTTTGTTACACCTAGCGAGGGTGCATATGCCGTGATGAACACAATCAATGTCGTGAAGGGCAGCAAAAACAAAGAGCTGGCTGAAGAGTTCATCAACTGGCAGCTTAGCCAGGATGTACAAACGAAATCTGCTAAAGCCAAAGTCGATTCCCCGGTTAACACCAAGGTTGAACTGACTGCTGAAGAAGCAGAAGGCGTAACATACGGCGCTGAAGTTGTTGAGAAGCTGAACAAACTGGATATGGAATTTGTGAATCAACAGGTTAAAGGCTGGACAGATCGCTGGAACCGCGAGATTGCACAATAA
- a CDS encoding nucleoside hydrolase: MSEAQNRIILDVDTGIDDALAILLAVKSRKLDILSITTVCGNVSLQQATENTCKILELVGAPEIPVIAGAAGPLTRKSHYEHRVHGQDGLGGALPDPAVSKKAEEGFAPDFIVEQAKQYPGELTLIMTAPLTNLALALMKCPELPSLLKEVIFMGGVVRGHGNITPTAEYNTYADPEAARIVLHAGIEKLTQVGLDVTRQTLLNEATIERLTDPALRAYVAQSTEIYINRYEQMNGVRACALHDPLAVGVALAPELVGRKSYYVDVETASRLCDGQMVCDFQNRLGEQPNTLVCETVDAESFLELFINALNA; encoded by the coding sequence ATGAGTGAAGCGCAAAATCGCATCATTCTGGACGTGGACACGGGGATTGACGATGCACTGGCGATTTTGCTGGCCGTCAAAAGTCGGAAGTTGGACATTCTCAGCATCACCACAGTCTGTGGGAACGTATCACTCCAGCAGGCAACAGAGAATACATGCAAAATTCTTGAACTCGTGGGTGCACCTGAAATTCCGGTCATTGCCGGAGCAGCTGGGCCGCTCACTCGCAAGTCGCATTATGAACACCGGGTACATGGACAGGACGGATTGGGCGGTGCGCTGCCTGATCCGGCCGTGTCTAAGAAAGCCGAGGAAGGTTTTGCGCCAGACTTTATCGTGGAACAAGCCAAGCAATATCCGGGCGAACTGACATTAATCATGACCGCACCCTTAACGAACTTGGCCCTCGCGCTGATGAAGTGTCCTGAATTACCTTCTTTATTGAAGGAAGTCATCTTCATGGGTGGCGTAGTTCGTGGACATGGCAACATTACACCAACCGCCGAGTACAACACCTACGCTGATCCAGAGGCCGCACGCATCGTACTGCATGCAGGCATCGAGAAGCTTACCCAAGTCGGATTGGATGTGACGCGTCAAACATTGCTGAATGAAGCAACGATTGAGCGTCTCACTGATCCTGCGCTGCGCGCGTACGTGGCTCAGAGCACGGAGATTTACATTAACCGTTACGAACAAATGAACGGCGTCCGCGCTTGCGCTTTACATGATCCACTAGCCGTGGGCGTAGCCCTTGCCCCGGAACTGGTAGGACGCAAATCGTATTATGTCGATGTCGAAACCGCCAGCCGCCTGTGCGATGGTCAAATGGTATGTGACTTCCAAAACCGTTTGGGCGAGCAGCCCAACACCCTCGTCTGCGAAACCGTAGACGCAGAAAGCTTCCTTGAACTGTTTATCAACGCGTTAAACGCGTAG
- a CDS encoding methyl-accepting chemotaxis protein encodes MNSLFMRIFLFFSCLMLAAGAVLGITMYRSSAQLVEQSMGMQAQAVGERAAALIDTSLYAPLSTGQAETAYYGTLREQLSQLREANGLKYLYTLGTREENGTNTYFYVVDGAAADVAEDDFSPYGSAEETHYEGMLQAFEQNEPIRGELTQDEYGATITAYVPIHGADGKVLGLVGADLDSTAVYELMSRNRMTMIWTALAIVLLSVLLVYGFAHYLTRPLVKLKKLITQVGKGDLTVNVELSRKDEVGQLASEFKHLVTGTRDVMTGIRQSSDSLLQAAEGVSKHSQATAEASQRIAEHTNHTASGAAEQVARAGEVTVAMEEITRSMQHIANSSSMVADVSQDTTNNAVQGQANINTAIDSMDKIHQANVQMVASTSQLEQYSGKIESVAHLMKGIASQTNLLALNASIEAARAGEYGSGFAVVASEVRKLAGESEQSSQHVTELIAEMTRQTALLSEHMSASTSAVQSGLAVVQEAGRSFTSIHTGIETMNERLHEVSAASEQLSASAEEVSASVEDMEHISRESSSSIQKVSHATGSQLQSMDEMSASAESLRVLSSELNGLISRFKI; translated from the coding sequence ATGAACAGTTTGTTTATGAGGATCTTTTTATTTTTTTCCTGTCTGATGCTAGCCGCGGGTGCGGTTCTTGGCATTACCATGTACCGTTCATCGGCCCAACTGGTCGAGCAATCCATGGGGATGCAGGCACAGGCTGTGGGTGAACGGGCAGCTGCATTAATTGACACCTCTCTGTATGCACCACTCAGTACCGGACAGGCCGAGACTGCGTATTACGGCACATTGCGTGAGCAGCTCAGTCAGCTGCGCGAGGCCAATGGACTCAAGTATCTGTATACCCTTGGTACACGCGAAGAAAATGGAACAAATACATATTTCTACGTTGTGGATGGGGCTGCTGCCGATGTGGCAGAGGATGACTTCTCCCCTTACGGTTCCGCAGAAGAGACCCATTATGAAGGAATGCTGCAAGCTTTTGAACAGAATGAGCCTATTCGGGGCGAACTCACACAGGATGAATATGGCGCTACCATTACTGCGTATGTGCCGATCCATGGGGCTGACGGTAAAGTACTAGGATTGGTCGGTGCGGATCTGGATTCCACTGCGGTCTATGAACTGATGTCCCGCAACCGTATGACCATGATCTGGACAGCCTTGGCTATTGTTCTGCTGAGTGTCTTGTTGGTTTATGGATTCGCCCACTACTTGACCCGTCCATTGGTAAAGTTGAAGAAGTTAATCACCCAGGTTGGAAAAGGCGACCTGACCGTCAACGTTGAACTTAGTCGCAAGGACGAGGTAGGACAACTCGCTTCGGAGTTCAAACATCTGGTTACAGGTACCCGTGATGTCATGACGGGCATCCGTCAAAGCTCCGACTCTCTGCTACAAGCTGCAGAAGGAGTATCCAAACATTCACAGGCGACTGCTGAAGCCAGCCAGCGCATTGCCGAGCATACCAATCATACGGCCAGTGGAGCTGCTGAACAGGTGGCTCGTGCTGGCGAAGTTACGGTAGCCATGGAAGAGATCACACGCAGCATGCAGCATATTGCGAATTCTTCTTCTATGGTCGCGGATGTCTCACAGGATACGACCAATAACGCAGTGCAAGGTCAGGCCAACATCAACACGGCGATTGACAGCATGGACAAAATTCATCAAGCAAATGTCCAGATGGTAGCCTCCACCTCCCAGCTGGAGCAGTACTCAGGTAAAATTGAGTCGGTGGCACATCTGATGAAAGGCATCGCTTCACAGACCAATCTGCTCGCACTTAATGCAAGTATTGAAGCAGCTCGTGCAGGAGAGTATGGCAGCGGGTTTGCGGTGGTTGCCTCAGAGGTTCGCAAGCTTGCGGGGGAATCAGAGCAGTCATCCCAGCATGTCACCGAACTGATCGCCGAGATGACACGCCAGACTGCCCTGTTGTCAGAACATATGTCTGCCAGCACATCAGCAGTCCAATCCGGTCTCGCTGTTGTTCAGGAGGCAGGCCGTTCATTCACATCCATTCATACCGGGATTGAGACGATGAATGAACGTCTGCACGAAGTATCCGCAGCATCCGAGCAGCTGTCTGCCAGTGCAGAAGAAGTATCCGCTTCCGTGGAGGATATGGAACATATCTCACGCGAATCCTCTTCGAGTATCCAGAAGGTATCGCACGCTACCGGAAGCCAACTGCAATCCATGGATGAGATGAGTGCATCCGCCGAATCTCTGCGGGTATTGTCCAGTGAGCTGAACGGATTGATTAGTCGATTTAAAATATAG
- a CDS encoding ABC transporter permease has protein sequence MREKHIGLGLFSLLVFIFLLGPLLIISVTSFEPGTVLKFPPEGFSFRWYENIFNTGGFLRTFQTSIIISLLGNLLALVLGVPAAYALSRYDFKGKSVLNALFLSPVLIPGIVLGFTLMKYLIVIYHLPMYLGLLIGHTIIMLPFIIRVIASSLSSFDFAVEEAALSLGAGRVRTFFTIVLPNIRSGIIAAVLIAFLESFNNVDISVFMTGPGVSTLPIQMLTYVENYFDPTIAAISVLLMVLTGLLMFVIERIMGGFSYFTKR, from the coding sequence ATGCGGGAGAAACATATCGGGCTGGGCCTGTTCAGTCTGCTGGTCTTTATCTTTCTGCTGGGCCCGCTTCTGATCATATCGGTCACTTCGTTTGAACCGGGAACGGTACTCAAATTTCCGCCGGAAGGGTTCTCCTTCCGCTGGTATGAGAATATTTTCAACACAGGCGGTTTCCTTCGCACATTCCAGACGTCCATCATCATTTCCTTACTGGGAAACTTGTTGGCACTGGTGCTCGGAGTTCCGGCTGCGTATGCACTTAGTCGTTACGATTTCAAAGGCAAGTCCGTGCTGAACGCACTGTTCCTGTCCCCGGTACTGATCCCGGGAATCGTGCTTGGTTTTACATTGATGAAATACCTGATCGTAATCTACCATCTGCCGATGTATCTCGGATTGTTGATCGGTCATACGATTATCATGCTGCCATTTATCATTCGGGTTATCGCGTCGAGTCTGTCGAGCTTTGACTTTGCAGTGGAAGAAGCAGCGCTGAGTCTTGGTGCGGGACGGGTAAGAACGTTCTTCACGATCGTGCTTCCTAACATCCGCTCAGGAATTATCGCTGCCGTGCTGATTGCCTTCTTGGAGTCCTTCAACAACGTGGACATCTCGGTGTTCATGACCGGACCAGGGGTAAGCACATTACCGATCCAGATGCTGACGTATGTGGAGAATTATTTTGACCCAACGATTGCAGCGATTTCCGTGCTGTTGATGGTACTGACCGGACTCTTAATGTTCGTGATCGAACGGATCATGGGCGGATTTTCATACTTTACTAAACGTTAA